A DNA window from Arachis duranensis cultivar V14167 chromosome 3, aradu.V14167.gnm2.J7QH, whole genome shotgun sequence contains the following coding sequences:
- the LOC107476397 gene encoding uncharacterized protein LOC107476397, whose amino-acid sequence MAYAQVITVLLFALALARIDPSACQQIVKGKLSCLDCTHRYHLSDIKVSVKCEGVNKLAMASTEDDGSFKVALPSSSVNCIAKILGGPVQLYASRKNQVSKIVKGKDHNSYTISSPLSFMISRPKKANKNQVGSSKTVDLPLPPEWGLAPSSYYVPFIPIIGIP is encoded by the exons ATGGCCTATGCTCAGGTGATCACAGTGCTTCTTTTTGCACTAGCTCTAGCCAGAATTGACCCCTCAGCATGCCAGCAAATTGTGAAGGGAAAACTCTCTTGCCTTGACTGCACTCACCGCTACCATTTATCTG ATATTAAGGTTTCAGTGAAGTGCGAAGGTGTGAATAAGCTTGCTATGGCAAGTACAGAAGATGATGGATCCTTCAAGGTTGCTCTTCCATCTTCTTCTGTGAATTGCATAGCAAAAATTCTCGGTGGGCCAGTTCAGCTTTATGCTTCGAGGAAGAACCAAGTCTCAAAAATTGTAAAAGGAAAAGACCATAATAGCTACACCATTTCTTCTCCTCTTAGCTTCATGATATCACGCCCCAAGAAGGCTAACAAGAACCAAGTAGGTTCTTCCAAAACAGTTGATCTTCCTCTGCCTCCAGAGTGGGGTTTGGCACCATCTAGCTACTACGTACCTTTCATTCCCATCATCGGAATACCTTGA
- the LOC110278899 gene encoding uncharacterized protein LOC110278899: protein MGHFFFKLDKHALLLIFYLVLFFLDLPLPVNSQHQRNSSHAADSATIIKASAIVSVDRRGGGGGHGGGGHGVGGHSGSDGHGSSKGMNGDHSNLPIPLYGAAAGSAGYRNNDHHHGTSNGILNSVYFYHYFLLFIPIVTLFEISKLHINSN from the exons ATGGGACACTTCTTCTTCAAGCTCGACAAGCACGCTCTCTTATTGATCTTCTATCTTGTTCtcttttttcttgatcttcCTCTTCCGGTCAACTCACAGCACCAAAGAAATTCTTCACATGCAG CTGATtcagcaacaataataaaagcaagTGCAATAgtatcagtggataggaggggtGGCGGTGGCGGTCACGGAGGTGGCGGTCATGGAGTTGGCGGTCATTCCGGCAGTGATGGGCACGGGAGTAGCAAGGGAATGAATGGTGATCATAGTAATTTGCCCATTCCTTTATATGGCGCAGCTGCAGGTAGTGCTGGTTACCGCAACAACGACCATCATCATGGTACAAGTAATGGTATTTtgaattctgtttatttttaccattattttcttttgtttattccAATTGTTACATTGTTCGAAATCTCAAAATTGcatataaattctaattaa